Genomic DNA from Desulfuromonas sp. TF:
AGGCGTCGTACAGGGCCGGCCGCATCAGCGAGGACATGCAGGCGTCCACGCCGATGTATTTGCGGTAGATGTCCTTGTGGTTGATGGCGGTGGTTACCAGACAGCCGTGGGGTCCGGTGATGTAGCGGCCGCTCTCCATGACCATCCGCGGGGCGTATCCATGCCTTTCCCGGAAGGAGTCGAAAAGAGCGGTGATCTCTCCGGACATGGCGCCGAGGTCGAGGGGGCTTTGCTCCGGCTTGTAGGGGATGCCGAATCCGCCGCCGATGTTGACGAACTCGAAGCGGATGCCGAGTTCGGACTCGACCATTTCGGCGATCTCCAACACCATGCGGGCCGTTTCGACCATGTAGGTGTAGTCGAGTTCGTTGGAGGCAACCATGGTATGCAGGCCGAAGCGGCTGGCACCGCGCGCCCGGGCCCGGCGATAGGCATCCACCACTTGATCATGGGTGACGCCGTACTTGGCTTCGACAGGGTTGCCGATGATCACGTTGCCGGTGCGCTTGGGTCCCGGATTGTAGCGGAAGCAGACCAGCTCGGGGAAGTTCGGCACCTTGTCGATCAGGGTGATGTCGTCGAGGTTGAGGATGCAGCCGCCGTCCTGCTCTGCAAAAAGGAACTCCTCCCGGCTGGTGTTGTTGGAGGTGAACATGATGTCCTCCCCCCGGCCCCCGACCTGGCGGCTCATGATCAGTTCGGGGATGGAGCTGCAGTCGAAGCCGAAGCCCATCTCCTGCATGATCTGCAGGATACGCTTGTTCGGCAGGGCCTTGACGGCGAAGTATTCGCGGAAACCGTCGATACCGGCAAAGGCCTTTTTGAGGTTCGCTCCGGTTTCGCGGATGCCTGTTTCATCATAGATGTGAAAAGGGGTGCCGTAATGCTCGGCGATCTTTTCCACGATGGGGAAGAGACGGTCCTGGAAAGACTGGGACATGGGCATGGTTGGATCTCCTGAATGGAATGGGTTATGTAAATGTCGAGTCAATTTCTCTTGTATTCGCCCAGGACGCCTATCCGGATGCCGCCACATCGAGGTCGATGCGACGCGTCTCCTTGAAGGTCGACAGCACGATCTGGGTGCGGGTGGCGCGAACCCCCTTGATCAGGGTGAAGTTCTCGCGCAGCAGTCTGCCGAGCGTTTCCGGATCGGAGGCCCGCACCTTGACGAGATAACCGTCCTCGCCGGCGATCTGATGAACCTCCTGCACTCCCGCAATGGCGGCCAGCTCCCCGGCGACGCTGCCGTTGCCGGCCCGGTCCACGTCCACGAAAACGAAGGCGGCCAGGCTCTGACCGAAATGTCCGGGATTGAGCCGCACCTCGTATCCCTCGATGATCCCTCGCTCCTCAAGCTTGCGGATGCGCTCCAGTACGGCTGAAGGGGCCATGCCGACCTGGCGGGCCACCTCGGCGTTGGGAATCCGGGCCTTTTCCTGAAGTATTTGCAGGATTTGGAGATCTGTGCTGTCGATCGTTCTGATTTGTTCCATTGTTTAAGAATAATATTCGGGAAAGGGTGTCGATGTCAAGCTCTTTGTCCTGAACGGAGAGAGGGCCGCTGCAACCAGCGGCCCTCCGAAAAATAATGGCTTTCAGCCAGGAACTAATCCTCTTTCGTGAGTTTGATCACCGGCTGCTTCTGCAACCGCTTGTAGTAGAAGTTCTGCCCGTACAGAACGGCTACCGGATTGTGGCCGGTGACGCGGTCCTTGACCACCAGGGTGGTCACCGGGGCCTCGGAATGCTTGTTGAACAGCATGTCATGGCCGACGCAGAGGCCGACGATCACGTTCATGTCGGCGCCCGCCTGGTTGAGCAGCCGGGCCTGGGCGATCGGATTGCAGGCCGGCTCGAAGGTCCCCGGCCGCACCTTGTTCTCTTCCTTCAGGCCTAGCTGGAGTTTGTCGACGCTTCCGGCCTTGCAGCAGACGGAAAGGGGCTCCAGCCCCTGGGCCCGGAGAATCTCGGAGAGCCGTTCCGATTCCTCCAGAAGGCCGATACAGGTCGCGATGCCGATCTTTTTCCAACCCATCAGCAGGGCCAGGGCGATGGTGTCCTCCACGCGGGTCCAGCGGGCATTGACCGCGTCCGATCCGGGGACCGGCTGATAGCAGAGTCCCTCCACCTCGGCGGCGACCCGGGCGAGCCTGGCCTCCTCTCTATCGCCGGTATACTGCCGGAACGACTCTTCGATGATTTCCGCCTCCTTCTCCGAAGGGCAGTAGGCGGGGCGCGCCGGACCGCTTCCCGGCTCACTCCAGCAGTTGGTCTTTCCCTGCTTTTTCCAGACGGAACTGCATCTGGAACAGGAAAGAGGGGACTCTTCTCCTTGGCTCATCGGACGGCCTCCTTTTATGGGGTTGTCACGTAAACAGGTGGGGATTCACAATAGCAGGATGGAAGAATCGTGTCCAGAGGAGGTTTTAATGGATGTCGGAAGACAGGATGGAGGACGGACGGCGCCCGCAGGTGGCCGACGATACAGGAGAAGCCGAAGGTTCGCTTCCCCGGTTGCGCAGCAGATGGTTGTCTCGCGAGTGACTTTGAGGAGTCAGCCCGTGACGCGCCTGCTCTCAGCTCTTCCGGCTTGTTTTAGCATAGAAGGTGGAATATTGCTGAACCACCTCGGCTCCTCCGCACTTCGGGCACTTGATCTCACCACGGTCATGCTCGGATATGCCCATTTGAACCGTAAAATCCTCCCGGCAGCGCTCGCATCGATATTCGTAAGTCGGCATCGCCATTCCCCCCTGGTTTGAGAGTTTGTCTCCTTCATTCTAAACTCAAGATTGCCGCTGGCAAGGGGCGGTGGAGAGAAATCGGTTCAGACCTTCTGCGGCCGGTCCCGGAGGTGGTCGACGATGCAGAAAAAGCCGAAGGGCTCACTTCCCCGATTGTGGAGCTGGTGTTTCTGATGAATCCCGACATAGGCGACGTCGTGGATTTTGATCTCGAATTCTTCCATTTCCTTGACCAGCACGCCGCGTCCGCGCACGCCGATGATCACATGCTCGTGCAGATGCTTTTCCAGGCTGGAGTAACCGCCCGGCTCGATTTCGAAGTAGCGCAGATCGAAGGCGGTCTGCTCGCCGAACCTGCCCGTCAGCTCCTGTCGTGAGACCCCTCTGAAGTCGAATTCTTCCGGGGATTTATAGTCCTCGCGGCTGCGCCCCTCCCAGCGGAAACCGGCAAAGCGCAGCAGGTCGCGAGGAGTCTTTTCCGGGACACCTCCTGCGCGCCATTCGCAGGCGGAAACGAAGGGGTCGTCCGGTTCTGCGAGTTCCTCGGCAAAGCTCCGGCGAATGCCGTCAAGGAAGCGCCGGGTCCCCTCTTCGATATCGGCCTGGCGCAGCACGTCTCCGCCGATGAGGAAGACGCTGTCCGGCCCGAAGGCGGCCGCCAGCTCCGGGATCCTTTCGAGACTCATTCCTCCGGCCGGGCAGGGGAAGGCGGGGGCGAGATCTCCCATCGGCGCTCGCAGGGCGGAGGCGATGCCGCCGCACTCCCTGGCAGTAAAATGAAAGCGGCCGCCGGCGTTCGGAAAGATGGAGATGTCGGCGCCGATCAGGCGAAACAGGGTGCCCAGAAGCACCGCCGGAGTCATGCCGTGCTCCCGGTCGTGGAAACACGTTCCGGTGAGCGCCGGATGGGCCATGACGATGAGATTGTATTCCTTCGCCATGTAGCGCATGGTGTCGAATCCGACCAGCATCGGCCCCATGAGAATTCCCCGAACACCCCGGCGAACGGCGAATCGCACCTGCTTCTCCAGGTTGTCGAAATTCCCGGAAACCATGGGCAAATAAAGGGTCTTTCGGCCGGTGCGGGCGTTCGCCTCTTCGACCGCCTCCTGGCATCGGATCACGCGCTCCTCGAAGGGATGGAAGGACTGGTCGGTGATGCCATGATCGTCTTTTATCAGATCGGCTCCTCCGAGGGCGAAGGCCCCGGCGATCCGGGCAAGCTCGGCTGTGGGGAGCCCCATGGGTTTGATGGCGGTGCAGGCGAGGGGCCTGCCGTAAACCCCGCTCAGGCGGCGCAGGCCGTCGATGCCGTAGCGAGGTCCGCCGAATATTTTCATCAGGGAGTCGGGAAACCGGATATCGGTGATTCGGATGTTGTCCTTGAGGGAGATGTTGCCGTACAGGACATTGAACAGCTGGGGGACGGAAAAGGCCGTGATGTCGCAGCGATAGCTGATGGCCACGTCGTAGCGGCCGGGGCTGCCGGGGATTGGCTCGATGCCCTCGATGCGGCCGGTGAGCTGCTGCTCCAGATGTTCCGGCGGTATGACGTCCGGCGGCACCTCAAGGGTCTGCTCGATGGTGATGTCGCGGGCATGCTCTTCGATGGGGCGCCCGTCGCGGACGGTGATGCGGTAGTCGACGGTGAATCGTTCGGGGGCTGGCGATGTCGTGCGCTGATGCATGGGTAAAACGTCCTCCGGTTTGTCATTTGTCCTTTGTCCTTTGTCATTGGTTTTACAAATGACCAATGACTAAGGACGAATGACCACTCATCATAGCCCGGAAAGGAAAATCGGAATAGAGGTTTTCTCTCGTGCGGGATACGTGACTTGTAACCCGTCACCCGTCCTCGGAAGTTCAGAAGTCAGAATGAAATGCGGTACTGAAGCAGGAGCAGATCGGTTCCCGGATTCCTGTCGTGAAGGTCGGCGTTGGAGATATGCCCGAATCGGATTCCCACCTGGGAGCGGTTCTCCAGCCGGTAGGCAACGGTCAGGGAGGAGTAGAACTCGAACACGCCCCCCAGATCGTTGCTGTTTCCCTGCTCGTAGGCTCCGAATCCCGTATGGGGGGTGATGACGAACTTCCCCACGGCAAGGTCGGTATACAACCCGATATAGCCGAAAAGGCCTCCGTCGGCATTGACGATCAATCCCCCCAGGGGCCCGACGAATCCCAGCTTGTCACCGAAACGCCATTCGACCTGTGCGGCCACCGAATCGTCGTTATCGAACATATCGAAAACTCCGAGGCCGAGATTCAGTGAGGGCGGTGCGTCGCCGAGAACCTTGACGGCTCCAAGGCTTTTGAAAACCTCCTCTTGCGCCAGGACGGAATCGGCAAATCCCGGGATCAGCAAAAAACAAAAAATTAAAGTCCGAACCAGTTTCATTTTAATAGTCCTTTTCAGCAGTAAAACAATTCAAATGTTTTCAAGTATAGACCTCAGTTATT
This window encodes:
- a CDS encoding diaminopimelate decarboxylase, with the translated sequence MPMSQSFQDRLFPIVEKIAEHYGTPFHIYDETGIRETGANLKKAFAGIDGFREYFAVKALPNKRILQIMQEMGFGFDCSSIPELIMSRQVGGRGEDIMFTSNNTSREEFLFAEQDGGCILNLDDITLIDKVPNFPELVCFRYNPGPKRTGNVIIGNPVEAKYGVTHDQVVDAYRRARARGASRFGLHTMVASNELDYTYMVETARMVLEIAEMVESELGIRFEFVNIGGGFGIPYKPEQSPLDLGAMSGEITALFDSFRERHGYAPRMVMESGRYITGPHGCLVTTAINHKDIYRKYIGVDACMSSLMRPALYDAYHHISVVGKEHLPKSEVCDVVGSLCENNDKFAVQRELPPIQEGDLLAIHDSGAHGHAMGFQYNGRLRPKELLLSTDGTVELIRRAETVEDYFATQDYRQDVFIPAG
- a CDS encoding Lrp/AsnC family transcriptional regulator; translated protein: MEQIRTIDSTDLQILQILQEKARIPNAEVARQVGMAPSAVLERIRKLEERGIIEGYEVRLNPGHFGQSLAAFVFVDVDRAGNGSVAGELAAIAGVQEVHQIAGEDGYLVKVRASDPETLGRLLRENFTLIKGVRATRTQIVLSTFKETRRIDLDVAASG
- a CDS encoding DUF1847 domain-containing protein is translated as MSQGEESPLSCSRCSSVWKKQGKTNCWSEPGSGPARPAYCPSEKEAEIIEESFRQYTGDREEARLARVAAEVEGLCYQPVPGSDAVNARWTRVEDTIALALLMGWKKIGIATCIGLLEESERLSEILRAQGLEPLSVCCKAGSVDKLQLGLKEENKVRPGTFEPACNPIAQARLLNQAGADMNVIVGLCVGHDMLFNKHSEAPVTTLVVKDRVTGHNPVAVLYGQNFYYKRLQKQPVIKLTKED
- a CDS encoding zinc ribbon domain-containing protein, giving the protein MAMPTYEYRCERCREDFTVQMGISEHDRGEIKCPKCGGAEVVQQYSTFYAKTSRKS
- a CDS encoding RuBisCO large subunit C-terminal-like domain-containing protein, yielding MHQRTTSPAPERFTVDYRITVRDGRPIEEHARDITIEQTLEVPPDVIPPEHLEQQLTGRIEGIEPIPGSPGRYDVAISYRCDITAFSVPQLFNVLYGNISLKDNIRITDIRFPDSLMKIFGGPRYGIDGLRRLSGVYGRPLACTAIKPMGLPTAELARIAGAFALGGADLIKDDHGITDQSFHPFEERVIRCQEAVEEANARTGRKTLYLPMVSGNFDNLEKQVRFAVRRGVRGILMGPMLVGFDTMRYMAKEYNLIVMAHPALTGTCFHDREHGMTPAVLLGTLFRLIGADISIFPNAGGRFHFTARECGGIASALRAPMGDLAPAFPCPAGGMSLERIPELAAAFGPDSVFLIGGDVLRQADIEEGTRRFLDGIRRSFAEELAEPDDPFVSACEWRAGGVPEKTPRDLLRFAGFRWEGRSREDYKSPEEFDFRGVSRQELTGRFGEQTAFDLRYFEIEPGGYSSLEKHLHEHVIIGVRGRGVLVKEMEEFEIKIHDVAYVGIHQKHQLHNRGSEPFGFFCIVDHLRDRPQKV
- a CDS encoding acyloxyacyl hydrolase, which codes for MKLVRTLIFCFLLIPGFADSVLAQEEVFKSLGAVKVLGDAPPSLNLGLGVFDMFDNDDSVAAQVEWRFGDKLGFVGPLGGLIVNADGGLFGYIGLYTDLAVGKFVITPHTGFGAYEQGNSNDLGGVFEFYSSLTVAYRLENRSQVGIRFGHISNADLHDRNPGTDLLLLQYRISF